Within Novosphingobium resinovorum, the genomic segment TGCCCTGTTCGTAGGCACGCGCGATCGCCGTGATCGCTTCCAGATCGACAAGGCGCGGGACAGAATCCCCTGCGTTGCCGCGGATGACCTGACCAGCCTCATCGAGAAAACGCATGGCTCCCTGGCGGCAGGGTGTCATCAGGCGGTGTGCTCGAACCAGTTCCTGCCTTTGTGGCTGTAAGTTCTTCGAGCTGACGTGCGGCCATGCCCTTCACCCAGTTCGCGTAATGCTAACTCCAAGTGAGGCTTGGGTGTTTAGCCACGCGTAGCGGACAGTTCCACACCTGCAACTGTCTGCTGGGATTTCGATCGCGCGGGCACCGGCGGACCCCTTCGTGCCAATGTAAATCGGCGCAGCACCGGCGGATTAGCGTGCCCAGAAGTTGATCGACAGGATTGGGTTGCCTGATTCATGCCAGATGTGTATGCCAATAAAACATAAATGACGGGCATGGAGAGATGTGTTGATTGGTAAGATTGTCATACCAATTATGGTGACGGCTTCTTGCGTGGCCGTTCCGGCCATTGCGCGGGACTATCTCGTCCGCACGCCTGCCGAATATGTGAGAGTTTTGCCCATGGTGCAGGCCGGGGATGTCGTTCGGCTCGCGAATGGGGAGTGGAAAGATTTCCCGATCGTCTTCGAGGCTCATGGGCGTGATGGGCGACCGGTGACGCTGGCGGCGCAGACTGCCGGAAAGGTCGTGCTGACCGGGGCTTCCAGCCTGAAGTTGGCGGGCGAATGGCTCGTAGTCTCAGGGCTGGTGTTCCGCAACGGTGCGGCGCCGGGCGACGAGGTGATCAGCTTCCGCCGGGATTCGCGCCGGGTGGCTGTGAATTCGCGGCTCACCGAGGTTGTCATCGACCGTTTTAACCAACCCGACCGCCGCCGCGAGGACCGCTGGGTGTCGCTCTACGGGCACGACAACCGCGTCGATCACAGCTGGTTCGCGGGTAAGGGAAATGCCGGGGTGACGCTGGCAGTGATCCGCCCCAAGGGCCAGCCGCAGGCCAACCGCCACCGGATCGACCACAACTATTTCGGTTCGCGCCCGCCGCTCGGTTCCAATGGCGGCGAGACGATCCGCATCGGAACCAGCGACGAATCGCTTTCGGACTCGTTCACCACCGTCGAGGCCAACGTGTTCGATCGCTGCGACGGAGAGGTGGAGATCGTCTCGGTCAAGTCGGGCGGCAATGTCGTGCGCGCCAACCTGATCCTGCAGTCGCAGGGCTCGATCGTGCTGCGCCATGGCAACGGCAACCTCGTCGAACGCAACGTCTTCCTTGGCAAGGGCAAGCCGCATACCGGCGGGGTGCGCGTCATCAACGTGGGCCAGACCGTGCGCGACAACTACATGGAAGGGCTGGCGGGAACGAGCTTCACCAGCGCAATCGCGGTGATGAACGGCGTGCCCGGCTCTGCGATCAACCGCTACCATCCCGTGACCGGCGCGGTGATCGCCAACAACTCGATACTGGACTCGGTCCGCATCACGCTGGGTGCAGGTGCGGACGCGGAGCGTTCGGCACCGCCACGGGACAGCCGCTTTACCGGTAACCTCGTCACCGGCACAGGCGCTTCGCCCTTCGCGATCGAGGCGGACGTCAAGGGCATCGCCTTCACGGACAACGCGGCGAGCGCGCAGGTCCCCGCCGAACTCGCACCGGGCTTCACCACCGGGCCGATCGCGCTGAAGCGCGCAGCTAACGGGCTGCTGTATCCCGGCGATCCGGCACTGGCGAAGCGCGGCGCGCCGCGCGATCTGGTGCCTGTCACGCTCGCGCAGGTGGGGCCGGACTGGTACGCCAAGCCCGCGCCCGAAGTTGCCTTCGGATCGGGCCGCACGATCGAGACGCATCCCGGTTCGCTCGAAACCGCCGTCGCCGCGGCACAGCCGGGAGACGTGATCGCGCTTGCCGCCGGGCGCTACGCCGTCCGTGCCCCACTTCGCATCGCCGTGCCAGTCACAGTTTCGGGACCGAAAACCGCGACGATTGCCTTCACCGGCCCGACGCTGTTCGCGCTGGCGGAAGGCGGCCGCCTGCGCCTGCAGGGACTGACGATCACCGGCGAAGCCGCGCCCCGCAGCGCAGGCAATGCCGTGATCCGCTCCGCCCCGACCTCGACGATCGCCAATTACGCGGTCGAGATCGAAGGCACCGACTTCGCCGGGCTGGATGCCTCTCCCGGCTTCGATCTCGTCGCGACCACGCCCGCGACTTTCGCGGACCACCTGACCTTGCGTGACGTCACCGTAACGGGCCTGTCCGGCACCGTGCTCGCCGCCGCTGCGGAGACCGGCGGCAAGGGCCTCTACGCCGCCGAGCACATCACCATCGCCGGCTCCCACTTCACTCACATCGGCGTTTTGGCGCAGGTCCTTCGCGGCGGGACGGACGAGAGCACGTTCGGCCCCGAAGTGGAGATCACCGGCAACACCGTGGAGGGCGGCGGCCCGGAATTGCTGGCGCTTTCGGGCGTGCAGTCCACGCTGATGGCGCGCAATACCTTCCGCAAGGCGGGACGGATCGCCGTTTCCCACAGCGTCGGCGCACCGCTCACCCGTATTCTCGACAACCGTTTCGTCGATACCGCGCAGCCGCAGATCTCGCGGCTCTATCCGCAGGGGACCCCGCAGGTTCAGGTATCCGGCAACGTCAGCGGCGGAGACGCATCATGATCGCACGAACCTTTTTTCTCGGCGCTGCGCTGGCCGCGCTGACTCCGCTGCCCGCATTCGCGGCGACACCCGCAGACGACGCCCATCCCGTCCTGACCGACTCCGCCGCACTCTCGGGCCTCGGCGCGCAGGCAGAGCGCTATCCGCTGTTCGCCGCCGAACTGGCGCGCGTGCGCAAATCGGTGGATGCGGCGATGAAGGCGGGGATCGACGTGCCGGTGCCCAGGGACCCGGGCGGCGGCGCCACCCACGAACAGCACAAGCGCAACTACATGGCGCTCTACGGCGCCGGGCTGCTCTACCGCGTGACGGGCGAGCGGCGCTACGTCGATTACGCGCGCGACATCCTGCTGGCCTATGCGAAGCTCTATCCCGGTCTCGGCCCGCACCCCGCAGCTGCGAACGAGGCGGCAGGCCGTCTGTTCTGGCAGAGCCTCAACGATTCCGTATGGCTGGTCTACGGCATCCAGGGCTACGATGCGGTGCGCGATGCGCTGACCCCGCAGGACCGCAGGACGATCGACGAACAGGTGTTCCGCCGGATGGCGACGTTCCTGTCCACCGGCTCGCCCAAAGTCTTCGACCGCATCCACAACCATGCGACATGGGCCAATGCCGGGGTCGGCATGACCGGTTACGTGCTGCGCGATCAGGACCTCGTCGACAAGGCGCTGAAGGGTCTCGACAAGAGCGGCAAGGCCGGGTTCCTGCGCCAGCTGGACCTGCTGTTCTCGCCCGACGGCTATTATGCGGAAGGGCCGTACTACCAGCGCTACGCTCTGCAGCCTTTCGTGATCTTCGCCGCCGCGATCGACGCCAACGAGCCGCGGCGCCGCATCTTCGAGTACCGCGACGGCGTGGTCCTCAAGGCGATCCGCACCTCGATCCAGTCGACGTACGACGGCTATTTCTTCCCCTTCAATGACGCCATGCCGGACAAGAGCCTCAAGACCGAGGAACTCTATCAGGCGGTGGCGATCGGCTATGCCAAGACCCACGATCCGGCACTGCTCTCCATCGCGCAGTGGCAGGGGCGCACGGTCCTGACGCCCAAGGGCCTCGAAGTGGCGCGCGATCTGGCGGCGGGCAAGGCAAAGCCGTTCCCTTTCGCTTCGGTGCTGCTGCGCGATGGGCCGGATGGTAATGACGGCGGCATCGCCGTGCTGCGCGACGGGGCTGGTGCCAAGGATCAGGTGCTCGTCGCCAAGAACACTGCGCAGGGCATGGGCCATGGCCATTTCGACCGGCTGAACTGGATTCTCTACGACAACGGGCAGGCGATCGTCACCGATTATGGCGCGGCGCGCTTCCTCAATATCGAGGCCAAGGACGGCGGGCGCTACCTGCCCGAGAACGAAAGCTGGGCCAAGCAGACCGTAGCGCACAACACGCTGGTGGTGGACGAGGGCAGCCAGTTCGGCGCCGACTGGAAAAGCGCGACGGCCACCCCGCGCCAGCTGTGGTTCAACGGCGAAGGCCCGGCGAAGGCTTCCATCGCCGAGATGGCGGGCGCTTATCCGGGCGTCACGTTCCGCCGCGCGCTGGTGCAACTGAGCGTGGAGGGCGCGAAAAGCCCGCTGGTGCTCGATCTTTTGCGCGTGAACGGCGGCAAGGCGGCGCGCTACGACCTGCCGCTGCACTATGCCGGCCACCTGATCGACACCGGCTTTGCGCTGAAGTCCAACCTCACCGCCCGCCCGGTGCTGGGCAAGGCGAACGGCTATCAGCACATGTGGGTCGATGCGACCGGGACGCCGGGCGCGGATGACGGTGTCGTCACCTGGATCGAGGACGGCCGGTTCTATAGCTACCGCGTCGCCACGCCGGGCGTGACGATGATCCTGGGCGAAAGCGGCGCCAACGACCCGCGCTTCAACCTGCGGCGAGAGCCCTTCATCGTGCAGCGGCTGGACGGTGCGCGCGATGCGGCCTTCGTCAGCCTGCTGGAGCCGCATGGTCGCTACGATGCCTCGGCGGAGACCACCACCGGCAGCGAAAGCGCCGTGCGCAGCTTAACGCACCGCCGCGAGGGCGACGTCGACGTGGTGACGATCGGCTGGCGCAGCGGCGCCTCCACGGTGGTCGCGGTGTCCGAGGATACCGATCCCGCCCATGCCCATTCGCTGCAGCTGGGAGCCACTGCGCAGAGCTGGAAGGGGCCGGTCGGCCGCTTTGATCTGCCCAAGCCCGGCCCCAAGACTGGAGGCAAATCCAAGTGAGGAACCTGCGCTGGATGGTCATCGGCCTGATCGGGCTGGCGACCGTCATCAACTATATCGACCGCAATGCGCTGGCGGTGATGTGGCCTGCCGTCTCGAAGGAGATCGGCGCGGACAAGTCCGACTATGCGCTGCTGGTGACGGTGTTCATGCTGGCCTACGCCTTCGGGCAATCGGCGTTCGGCAAGATCTTCGACGTGATCGGGACGCGGCTGGGTTTCGCCGTCTCCATCCTGTTCTGGTCGCTCTCGATCGGGGCGCATGCGCTGGTGCGCTCGCTCGGCCTGCTGGCGCTGCTGCGCGTGACGCTGGGCGTCAGCGAGGCGGGCAACTGGCCCGGCGCGGCCAAGGCCAATGCGCTGTGGTTCCCGCAGAAGGAGCGCGCGCTGGCGCAGGGTGTGTTCAACGCGGGTGCGTCGCTGGGGGCGATCGTCTCCGCGCCGCTGGTGGCTCTGCTGTTCACCGCGTTCGGCTGGCGCGCGACGTTTCTGGCGATCGGCGTGCTCGGGCTGCTGTGGCTGGTGCCCTGGCTGCTGCTCTACCGCGCCGACCCGGACAGCAACCCATGGCTCACCAAAGCCGAGCGCGAACATATCCTGGGCACCGGCGAGGCGCAGGCCGTCCGGCCGGCAGGCTATGCTCCCGGCTGGGCGCAGATGCTGCGCCACCGGCAGAGCTGGGCGATCATCGTCAGCCGCTTCTTCCTCGATCCGGTCTGGTGGCTGTTCGTCTCGTGGCTCCCGATCTATCTGGCCGAGACCTTCGGCTTCGACGTCCAGCAGATCGGCCTGTTCGCCTGGGTCCCGTTCGTCGGCGCGATGGCGGGGAGCCTGACGGGCGGCTGGCTGTCCGGTGCGCTGATCGCGCGCGGGCGGACGGTGAACTTCGCGCGCAAGTGCGCGATCACGCTTGGCGGGCTCATCATGCTGCCGCCGCTGCTGCTGACCATGCACGCCGCCAGCCCGCTCTATGCGGTGTTGCTGATCGCGGTGATCCTGTTCGGCTTCCAGATGGCGATCAACAACATCCAGACCCTGCCTGCCGATTACTTCGCGGGCGGCACGGTCGGCTCGCTGGCGGGGCTGGGCGGCACGGCGGCAGTGGCGGGCACGCTCGTCACCACCTGGCTGGTGCCGGTCATGACCAAGACCAGCTACGCCCCGATCTTCGCGCTGGCCGCCGCGCTGGTGCCGCTTTCCCTCCTTTGCATCTGGCTGCTGGGCGGCCGGATCGAACCCCTCACTCCCCCGAACACTTCTCAAGACAAGGGCTGAATCCATGCGTTTCAAGGACAAGACCGTCATCGTCACCGGCGGTGGCCGTGACATCGGCAAATCGGTGTCGAAGCACCTCGCCCGTGAGGGCGCGAAAGTCGTCATCAACTACCGCAGCAACCGCGAGGAAGCCGAGCGCACGCTTGCCGAGATCGAGGCCGAGGGCGGCTCCGGCCTGATCCACCAGGCCGACGTCGCCAGCGCGCAGGATGTCGCGGGGCTGGTCGCGGCCACCGTCGAGGCATTCGGCGGCATCGATTTCGTCGTCAACCTTGCGGGCGGCATGGTCGCGCGCAAGACGCTGGCGGAGATGGACGAGGCGTTCTTCGACCATGTGATGGACCTCAACCTCAAGTCCGCCTTCCTCGTCACCAAGGCCGCGTTGCCGCACCTCTCCAAGGGCAGCGCGATCGTCAACGTGGCCTCGCTGGCGGGGCGTGATGGCGGCGGCCCGGGCGCGAGCGTCTATGCCACCTCCAAGGGCGCGCTGATGACGCTGACGCGCAGCTGGGCGAAGGAGCTGGGGCCGCAGGGCATCCGCGTCAACGCCGTGTGCCCGGGCCTGATCGGCACCAGCTTCCACGACATCTTCTCCAAGCCCGAGGGCCGCGCCGCCACTGCGAACAACACCCCGCTGCGCCGCGAAGGCCACCCCGACGAAGTGGCGAGCGCGATCGGTTTCCTGCTGTCCGAAGAGGCTGCGTTCCTGACCGGCGTGAACCTCGACATCAACGGCGGCCTGGCCTTTTCCTGAAGGGAAACAAGAGGATGACACGTAAGGCATGGGTGGCCGCGGCAATCGCCGCGGCCCTGATGGGGACGGGCGCAGGCACGAGCGCGTGGGCGCAGGACGCGAACACGTCGAAGGGGCGCACCGTACGCACCGACGCGGAGAAGCTGGCGGCCGACAAGATCGTGCTGGTCGGCGATTCCACGATGGCGCCGATGAGCGGCTGGGCCTCGATGTTCTGCGCCCATCACGTGAAATCTTCCACCGCCTGCCTCAATCTGGGGCGCGGCGGTCGCTCCACGCGCAGCTACCGGCAGGAGGGATCGTGGGATCTCGCCCTCGCCGAAGCGCGCGTGCCGGGCTACCGCCGCACTTTCGTGCTGATCCAGTTCGGCCACAACGACCAGTCCTCCGTGGCGGAACGCTGGACCGAGATGGACAGCGAGTTCCCCGCCAATTTGCGCCGCATGGTGGAGGACGTCCGCCAGGCCGGGGCCGTGCCGGTGCTGCTCACCCCGCTGACCCGGCGAGACTTCGTGAAGGGGCGGCTGAACAACACGCTGGAGCCGTGGGCAGCGAAAGTCCGCGCCGTCGCCGCCGCGCTCAAGGTGCCGCTGGTGGACCTCAACGCGGCCAGTGCGGCGGCGGTTCAGGAGATGGGGCCGGTGCGATCGATGGCATTGGCGCAAACGGCACCCAACGGCACTGAACGACACCAAGCGGGTACAGGAACCACCCTCAAGGCGCGCCCGGCGGCCGAAGCACGGCTCCCCGACGTGCCGACCACGCCCGACGGACCGCGCGGCCAGTTCCAGCGCAAGTTCGACTACACGCACCTCGGCGATGAGGGCGCGGAACTCTTCGCAGGCCTCGTCGCGCGCGATCTGGCGCGGGCTGTGCCGGAACTGCGGAGCCAGATCGCGCCCTGAGTTCGATATGAGTTCATACCAGTTTGACAAATTCATGTTTTCAAATTGGTATGAAATAGTGGATTGACTGATAATTCGTAATTGGTCAGAAAATAATCAAAGACCAAAGGGAAGAGGAATCATGATGTCGCCTCACGATCGCGGCTCCGCTCGCGGCCATAGCCGCCGTACCATCCGTTTCTGCCTGCTGGCCGGTGTCGCCTTCGTCGCTGCCCCGGTTCTGGCGCAGGAAGCGCCGGCGCAGTCTGAGGCAACTCAGGCGCCGCAGGATTTCGGCGGCGCCTCGGCGCAGGACATCATCGTCACGGGCCTTCGGGAAACGCTCCAGACCTCCATCAACGAGAAGCGGCGCGAAACCGCGATCGTTGACTCGCTCTCGTCCACCGAGATCGGCGACCTCCCGGCGCTCTCGGTGGGCGAGGCGATCCAGACCATCACCGGCGCGACCACGCACCGCGAAAAGGGCGGCGCTTCGGAAATCTCGCTGCGCGGCCTCGGCTCGTTCCTCAGCAACACGACCTTCAACGGCCGCGATGCGTCCAACGGCAGCGGCGACCGCGCGGTGAACTTCAACCAGTTCCCGTCCGAACTCATCAACGGCATCAAGATCTACAAGACCCAGCAGGCCGACCTCGTCGAAGGCGGCGTGGCGGGCACGATCGAACTGGGCACCATCCGCCCGCTTGCCTTCAAGAAGCGCCACATCCAGCTGGACTTCAAGACCAACTACAGCCCTTATCAGGATCGCATCCGGGGCTCGAGCGCATGGGGCTGGCGCGGCACCGCCAGCTATGTCGACCAGTTCGACGCCGGCGCGCTGGGCGAGATCGGGATCGCGCTGGGCGTCCAGCGCAACAAGACCAACAACCCAGAAGAGACCTATGCCGCCAGCTCAACCTGGGTGGCGTGCAACCCCGGCCTCGCGGTGCCCAATGGCAACTGTTCGGAAGTGAGCCGCGAACAGGCGGCGGCCGGAACGCCCTTCGCGCTGGTCCCCAATGCCGCGACGTACCGCCAGATCAGCGAGAACGACAAGCGCGACGCGATCTTCGGGGCGATCCAGTGGCGGCCCAGTTCGACGCTCGATATCAACCTGGACGTCCAGTATTCCAAGCGCAACTACGCCGAGAACCGGCGCGACCTGAACCTGTCCGAAATGCGCTATGGCCTGAGCAACATCGCCTATGACGAGAACGGCGTCATCACCCACCTCGAAGGGCGCACCTCGCTGGAAGCGGTGGGCACGCTGCTGGAGCGCGACGAGGAGTATCGCGGCGGCGGCTTCAACGTCGAATGGCGCCCCGCCGATCGGCTGACGATCAAGGCCGATGCCTCCTATTCGCGCACCGTGCGCACCGACGTGGAACGCTCGGTCCGCCTGCGCACCGACCCGCTCGACATCTACGGCAACCCCACCGCGATCAACAACCAGCGCGTCGGCTATATCTACGACGTGGCGCCGGGCAGCTATGCGCCGACGCTGACCATCGACCCGCGCTTCGACGTCAACGACTATGCGCTGTTCAGCGATGACGCCCGCCTGCGCCGCGACGAACTGCAGCGCCGCAACCGGATCATCGCCGGTCGCCTCGATGCGACGTACGAGATGGACGGCTTCCTGCGCAGCGTGGCGGCAGGCGCGCGCTGGACCGAACAGACCTATTCGGACTACGACGACCGCGTCGAGATCACGCAGGACAGCCGCGCGGTTGACCGCGACGTCAACCTGGCCTGCCGCACCACGTTCCCGCAGAGCGACTACCTCTCCAACGCGCCGGGCAACCAGTTGTCGAGCTGGGCGACGTTCGATCCGGTCTGCCAGTTCCGCGAATACCTCGGCACCGAGGACCCGGGACGCAATGCCGATGTGCGCTCGGTCGCCAACCGCGACGTCACCGAGCGTACGCTCGCCGCCTACCTGATGGCGAACTACGAGAGTTCGCTGGGCGACATGCCGATCCGCGGCAACTTCGGCGTGCGGGCGGTGCAGACGCGCGTGACCTCGAACGGGCTGCGCAGCGACCTGCAGGTGGTCAACAACCCCGACGGCTCGATCCGCCTCGTCGACAGCGGCGTGTTCGACACGGTCACCATCAAGAGCAGGTCGACCCGTCTGCTGCCCAGCATCAACGCGATCTTCGAGCTGAAGCCCGACCTGCTGCTGCGCCTTGCCGGTTACCGCGCGATGTCGCGCCCTGCGCCCAGCGCGCTCGGCGCAGGCCGGACGATCCAGCTGGAGGACGGCACCAACTTCTCGTCGGTGGCCGATGCGATCAGCCTCATCACCGCCAACGGCTCGCCGCGCCTGAAGCCGCTGATGTCGTGGAACGCGGATGCCTCGCTGGAATACTATCTCAACAAGGATTCGCTGTTCTCGGCCACCGTCTACTACAAGCAGTTCACCGGCGGCTTCATTCCGGTGGTGCTGAACGAGGATTACTCGATCGGCGGGCAGAACTACTCGATCCCGGTCGTCCAGACCCAGAACAGCACGCGCAAGAGCCGGGTCTACGGGCTGGAAGTGACGCTGGCGAACCGCTTCACCTGGCTGCCCGCGCCGTTCGACGGGCTTGGCGGCAAGGTCAGCTACAACTACGCCAATTCCAATTTCAGGAACGAGGATATCCGCCTCGGCGCGGTATACGATCCGGAAACCGGCGAGACGACGCCGGGGATGATCCCGGCGGCGAACCTTTCGGGCTATTCCAAGCACGTGGTTTCGGGGCAGCTGTACTATTCGCTCGGCAAGATGAACCTGTCGGCGATCTACAATTATCGCTCGAAGTATTATCAGGACTTCGTCGGCGGCAATTCACAACTGCGCTATGTGCGCGGGAACCAGACGCTGGACTTGCGCGCCTCCTACGACGTGACGCCCAATGTGCAGCTGCAGTTCCAGGCCGTGAACGTGTTCGACGAGCCCAAGATCACCGACATGCCGGTTCAGGGCAGCATCCGGCAGTACCACTATTACGGTTCGCGCTACTTCCTGGGCGTGCGCGCCAAGATCTGATGGCGGGATTGCCGGGGGCTGCAGGATTGGTCAGGCAATTGCCTAGCTTTGGCATGGAAGCTATGAGGCAGGCGTGACAACGAGAGAGAAGAATCGCCATGGCTGACAGGTTGTTCCAGGGCATCGCCGACCAGATCGTGGCCCTGATCGACGAAGGCGTGTTCCCCCCCGGCACCCGCCTGCCCGGAGAGCGCGAACTGGCCGAGCGGTTCAACGTCAGCCGCGTGACCATCCGCGAGGCGGCGATCGCGCTGCAGGCGATCGGCGTGCTGCGGATCAAGACCGGCTCGGGTATCTACGTGGCCGACCGGGCCGACCGTGCCGACGACGTCCTGCCCGCCGTCAGCGCGCTGGAATTGACCGAGGCGCGCGCTCTTTTCGAATCCGAGGCGGCGGCGCTCGCGGCGCCGGTGATCTCGGACGAGACGCTGGCGAAGCTGGACGAACTGCTGGCGGCGATGGCGGTGGAGCAGGACGATGCGCGCTCCACCGAGATCGACCGCGAGTTCCACATGACGATCGCCTCGGCATCGGGCAACGGTGCGATCACGCATGTCATCCGCACCTTGTGGCGGCTGCGCACCGAATTGCCCGAAGTTCGCCACACGCACGAAAGCGTCTGCCACCATGACGGCATGACCCGGCAGGACGAGCACGCCGCCGTCGTCGAGGCGCTGCGCCGCCACGATCCGCAAGGCGCGCGCGTGGCGATGCGCCAGCACTTCCAGCGCCTGCTCGGCTCGATGCTGGATGCGACCGAGGAACGCGCGATCTCCGAGCTGCGCCGCAAGTCGCAGGAAAGCCGCGAACGCTTCCTGATGAGCGCCAAGATTGGCTGATGACGGGTCATATCGTCGCCTTTGGAGAAGTCCTGCTGCGCTTCGCCACGCCGGGTGCGCGGCTGACGGTGCAGTGCGATGCGCTGGACATGGTCGTCGGCGGGGCGGAAGCCAACGTTGCGGCGGGGCTCGCCTCGCTGGGCCATGACGTGAAGATGCTGACGCGCCTGCCGTCCAGTCCCTTGGGCGACAAGGCGCGCGCGGCCCTGAATGCCGCCGGGATCGATACCGCCCACGTCGGGCGCGATACCGGCCGCATGGGCCTCTACTTCCTCGAGAGCGGAGCGGGCCTGAGGCCTTCGTCGATCACTTACGATCGCGCGGGTTCCGTGTTCGCAACCTCCAAGGCGGACCAGTTCGACTTCGCCTCCGCGCTCGAGGGCGCTCGACTGCTCCACCTGTCGGGCATCACGCCGGCGCTCGGCCCCGGAGGTGTCGCTCTTGCGCAAGCCGCCGTCGCCGCGGCGACGAGCGCCGGCGTGCCTGTCTGTTTCGACGGCAATTACCGCGCGCTGCTGTGGGACGCGTGGGACAGCGACCCGCGCAGCGTGCTGACTGACCTGATGCAGTCGGCAACGGTCATGATCGGCAACCACCGGGATATCTCGCTGTTGCTGGGCAAGGCGTTCTCCGGCGACGGCTCCGACCGTCGGCGCGAGGCCGCGCTGGCCGCCTTCGAGGCGTTTCCGAAGCTGCAGATGATCGCCTCGACCGCGCGTCACGTGGTGAACTCCGGCCATCACCGTATCGCCGCGCGTCTCGATGCGCGGGACGCGGCGCACCAGACGAGCGAGGTCGATGTCACCGGCATCGTCGACCGCATCGGCACCGGAGACGCCTTCGCGGCGGGCGTGCTGCACAAGTGGCTGCAGGGCGCGGATCTCGTCGCCACCGCGCAGGCGGGGCTCGCCTATACCGTGCTCAAGCATACCGTGCCCGGCGACATGTGCTTTTTAGGACTTCAAGAGCTTGATGCGTTCTCTGTAAGCGGAGGCGATGTGCGGCGTTGATGGGACCTTTCGGGCATTGCTCTTGAGCAAGTATCCGGCTGCTCCCATCTTGAGGGCGCGCGTCGCTGACGCGTCGCCAGCGTAGGTCGACAGCACAATGATCCTTGCCGCAGGGTCATCGGCAAGAATGGTGGCAATGGCCTCGGCACCGCTCGCCTTTGGCATCTGCATGTCCATCAAGACGACGTCAGGTCTGAGCAGGCTGAACTGATGCGCCGCTTCATCGATAGATCGTCCTCGTTTTCGATGATCGCGCTCAAGCCCTCGCAAACGATCGGGTGATCATCGACCACCAGGACACGGATCATGGATGAGACTCTTATGCCATTGAAGGCAACGCTGGTAGGTCTTTGCCTCGGCCAAAGGGGTGAGACAACTTTAATTCCTGCTGCCAAGCCGTGTCCGGCGCGCGGGGTAGGTGGAAATCATCCGGCCCTCAGCAGGCCGGTGAGTCAGTTTGACATCGCCCGGAATGATGGCGGCGAAGCGCCGCTTCTCGGTAGTTCAGTCGCCAGATTGCTTGTCTCGTTAGCGGCCGTTGCCTCAACCGCCTTCGTTCGTTTAGCGATGCGCAGTGAGGCGCAATCCTCGATATCATCGCGTGCTTTAAATCCTGTGGGACCATCTGAACCAGATTTTCCCACGGGAGAGTGATTCAGCCCTGCACGAAGGCGAGCAGATCGGGGTTGATGGTCTCGGCGTTCACCGTGAGCATGCCGTGGGAGTAGCCCTCGTAGATCTTCAGCGTCGCGTTCGGCAGGATCTCGGCCTGCAGTACGCCGGCGTTCTTGTACGG encodes:
- a CDS encoding rhamnogalacturonan acetylesterase, whose amino-acid sequence is MTRKAWVAAAIAAALMGTGAGTSAWAQDANTSKGRTVRTDAEKLAADKIVLVGDSTMAPMSGWASMFCAHHVKSSTACLNLGRGGRSTRSYRQEGSWDLALAEARVPGYRRTFVLIQFGHNDQSSVAERWTEMDSEFPANLRRMVEDVRQAGAVPVLLTPLTRRDFVKGRLNNTLEPWAAKVRAVAAALKVPLVDLNAASAAAVQEMGPVRSMALAQTAPNGTERHQAGTGTTLKARPAAEARLPDVPTTPDGPRGQFQRKFDYTHLGDEGAELFAGLVARDLARAVPELRSQIAP
- a CDS encoding TonB-dependent receptor, encoding MMSPHDRGSARGHSRRTIRFCLLAGVAFVAAPVLAQEAPAQSEATQAPQDFGGASAQDIIVTGLRETLQTSINEKRRETAIVDSLSSTEIGDLPALSVGEAIQTITGATTHREKGGASEISLRGLGSFLSNTTFNGRDASNGSGDRAVNFNQFPSELINGIKIYKTQQADLVEGGVAGTIELGTIRPLAFKKRHIQLDFKTNYSPYQDRIRGSSAWGWRGTASYVDQFDAGALGEIGIALGVQRNKTNNPEETYAASSTWVACNPGLAVPNGNCSEVSREQAAAGTPFALVPNAATYRQISENDKRDAIFGAIQWRPSSTLDINLDVQYSKRNYAENRRDLNLSEMRYGLSNIAYDENGVITHLEGRTSLEAVGTLLERDEEYRGGGFNVEWRPADRLTIKADASYSRTVRTDVERSVRLRTDPLDIYGNPTAINNQRVGYIYDVAPGSYAPTLTIDPRFDVNDYALFSDDARLRRDELQRRNRIIAGRLDATYEMDGFLRSVAAGARWTEQTYSDYDDRVEITQDSRAVDRDVNLACRTTFPQSDYLSNAPGNQLSSWATFDPVCQFREYLGTEDPGRNADVRSVANRDVTERTLAAYLMANYESSLGDMPIRGNFGVRAVQTRVTSNGLRSDLQVVNNPDGSIRLVDSGVFDTVTIKSRSTRLLPSINAIFELKPDLLLRLAGYRAMSRPAPSALGAGRTIQLEDGTNFSSVADAISLITANGSPRLKPLMSWNADASLEYYLNKDSLFSATVYYKQFTGGFIPVVLNEDYSIGGQNYSIPVVQTQNSTRKSRVYGLEVTLANRFTWLPAPFDGLGGKVSYNYANSNFRNEDIRLGAVYDPETGETTPGMIPAANLSGYSKHVVSGQLYYSLGKMNLSAIYNYRSKYYQDFVGGNSQLRYVRGNQTLDLRASYDVTPNVQLQFQAVNVFDEPKITDMPVQGSIRQYHYYGSRYFLGVRAKI
- a CDS encoding FadR/GntR family transcriptional regulator, translated to MADRLFQGIADQIVALIDEGVFPPGTRLPGERELAERFNVSRVTIREAAIALQAIGVLRIKTGSGIYVADRADRADDVLPAVSALELTEARALFESEAAALAAPVISDETLAKLDELLAAMAVEQDDARSTEIDREFHMTIASASGNGAITHVIRTLWRLRTELPEVRHTHESVCHHDGMTRQDEHAAVVEALRRHDPQGARVAMRQHFQRLLGSMLDATEERAISELRRKSQESRERFLMSAKIG
- a CDS encoding sugar kinase, with amino-acid sequence MTGHIVAFGEVLLRFATPGARLTVQCDALDMVVGGAEANVAAGLASLGHDVKMLTRLPSSPLGDKARAALNAAGIDTAHVGRDTGRMGLYFLESGAGLRPSSITYDRAGSVFATSKADQFDFASALEGARLLHLSGITPALGPGGVALAQAAVAAATSAGVPVCFDGNYRALLWDAWDSDPRSVLTDLMQSATVMIGNHRDISLLLGKAFSGDGSDRRREAALAAFEAFPKLQMIASTARHVVNSGHHRIAARLDARDAAHQTSEVDVTGIVDRIGTGDAFAAGVLHKWLQGADLVATAQAGLAYTVLKHTVPGDMCFLGLQELDAFSVSGGDVRR
- a CDS encoding response regulator — translated: MDMQMPKASGAEAIATILADDPAARIIVLSTYAGDASATRALKMGAAGYLLKSNARKVPSTPHIASAYRERIKLLKS